TAAACAAAAAGGGAGTATATCGAGGAATAGGTATAGAAAAGTTATTGCCAAAGTGTACGAGCGAGTTAGTAATTCACGGCAAGATTTTCTGCATAAACTTAGTTATAAGTTAGTCAGCGATAGCCAAGCTGTTATAGTAGAGAATCTTCATGTCAAGGGCATGGTTCGTAACCACAATTTGGCGAAAGCAATATCTGATGTTGGATGGGGAACATTCACCAACTTTTTAGCCTATAAACTAGAACGCAAAGGTGGAAAGTTGATTGAGATAGATAAATGGTTTCCCAGTTCCAAGCTCTGTTCTAATTGTTTCTATCAGATGGGTGAGATGCCGTTAGAAGTGAGGAACTGGACTTGTCCTCACTGTGTCACTCATCATGACAGAGATGGGAATGCAGCCATCAATATTAGAGCAGAAGGAATCAGAATGCTCAAGGCGGATGGTTCAGCCGTCTCTGCTGTAGGAGGGGAAGTAAGACCAAAGATGGGGCGAAAGTCTCATCTGAGGCATTCGCCTATGAGTACAGAAGCCCTATCCGCCTATGCGGTGGGGTAGTTCACGTTTCCTCTTCTTCTTCCTCAGGGGTTGGATAGACAAATTTAGAACGCCCCGTCAAAATTGACTTACCTAGCGATAGTGCTTTCTGAGCCTCTTTCGCTGCCTTACGCTTCCAGGTAGCTTTGCGTTGATCTCGTTTAGACTTGGATGTTTTCTTCTTAGGAACAGCCATGACAGCAAATCCAGTAATTCTTCACAACCTTTCTATTCTAAGGCATGGAAACCCGAGCAGCACGCAGCTACTCAAACAAAGGTGAATTAGCTAAGGGTTTTCCAGAGGATCGTCATTCGGTACGACATTCTGATTCGGCGTATTATTCAAGTTCCCAGGCTGATTGCTCGGTGTAGATCCATTAGTGGGCGGCATCAGAGGATTTTGTGGTGTGTTTACGGGAGTTGAAGTGCCACTGGGACTGAGATTATTTGGTGAGGTCGGACTTTGAAGATTTTCAGGCGGAGCTACTGGTTCGATAACAGGCGGTTGAGGACTCAGATCTGTGCCAGGAGCAGGAGTTTGATCGCTAGGCGTAGTCGCGGGGTTAGCAGTGCCTGGTTGACTAGGAATGTTATTCGTAGGTCCTGGCGTGAGGGGAGAGAGCACAGACCCTGGTTGAGTAAAAGTGCTATCCCGATTGTTAATTCGTTCTCTCCCACTGCTAGGGGTAGTATTCTGTGGCTGTCTCGGTGGTGTGGGGCTAGCAGTCTGTGGTTGATTATCAGGCGTACTGGTTGCTAAATCTGGATCGAATCGGAGTAGCGATCGCGCTGCGGTAAAGTGTGTACTCCAGCGCTGGATATTAGGATTGCTAACCCATTCGGGACGGCTAACTTCTAAAGATAGGACTGGGGCGATCGCGCCTTGATGTTGAGCCGTAACAACGATGGAAACATCTGTCAACGCACTATTCTGGTCAAAACTTTCCTGAACCGCAGTCTGGGCAGTTGCTTCTGCACGACTCAGCAGGCTTTCATAAGTTTCATTCGGTTGGCGATCGAGGGAGAGTTCAACGCGAGTCGTTTCTGCTTGAGCGATTTGTGGCGACGCTTCCCGAGTGAACCCAAGACCTAGCCCTAATGCTAGTAACACCCCTACGGTTACCATCCGGATTTTTTGAGCCACCCATTGTCGAGATTGAGTCAGGTTGGAGCTTAGACTGTTAGCTTGACCATGAGTTTCAGTGGAGGCTTGATCGCGAACCTTGCACCTCATACCCTCGCTTCTCCTTGGTGATGACCTGGAATGACGAGCTGATTCTTTAACTGCGGCGACTATCAATAGTCAGGTTTTGCGTCTAATATAGCTGAGTATTTCAGATCTAGAGTCATTGTATTGAATAAACTGATACCTATTCAGGCTCTTTTTTCTTGATAACTAGCTGATTCTAGCGTGAGGAGCTAAACGGAACCTTTGTCAAAGATATAACTAAAGCAATTCTGGAAGACATGGCCCACCTACTTTAGCAGTAGGGTGTAACGTCTTCACCACATTCATCGGCTAAGTAGCACAGCGCCCGGAAGCGTAAGCTGACAACTTCCTCATAGAGTGGGTTAAGCTTGCACATCGGTGGGATATGAAACAGCTTGCGACCCAAAAAGTTGACATCACGCTCAAATGGACACTCGGCAGGAATGAGTTGGCAAAGGCGATGAGCCAATTTTGGATTGCGGACTTCTATTTCATTGAGCCAGTGGCGCAATGGTCGGAGAATAGCAAAGCTAGCCTTTGTGGCAGGACGACGAAGTGGGCTTACATGACTGGCAGTTAGAGCCTCTTGGTCAATCCATACCCAGCTAGTCAGAGAAAGATTTTGAGTTGTATAGGGGGAGTGCATGGTTCATTCCTCTCATTTCAATCAGGTAAATTGAACGGTCTACAGAACATCTACAAGGTTTCAACGACTTTTACCAGAATCTTGTTCCCGTGACTTTCAGACTGTAGGCTACTGTAGTGCTATCATCTTGTCGATAATTTCAGTTAGATGAATGAGGAACATCACTGAACTTTTATATTTGACAGCCCTTACATAGGTAAATTCCCTTAAAAGTTCAGTCAAAAATTAGAGGTGGCAAGCCCAATGACCTCCACCCCTACTCATTAACTCAACTAAATATTACGACGCAACTTGGGCAGCAGTGCGGCGACGTCTTCTTCCATCCGCTACCTTAACGGGTTCATCCGGTATTTGCATCAACAAGGTAATAGACGGTTGGCATTGCAATTCACGCCGGATTGCTCGCTGTAAATCACGCTCTAGCTGCACTTGCAATCCAGCCCAATCTACATCCGCTTGTTGGGCGTCAAAAGATTGAGCAAAATCTGACCAACGAGTGCTTAAAATTTCTTCGATCCGCTCTTGCACCCACTTTTGAAACAGCGATCGCTCCATAGATGTGACTACACCCCGCAGATGAATCTCCGGCGTCATCATCAGTTTGCCATTCCAATCAATTGCAGTTGCGATCGTGATGATACCTTCTTCTGCTAGCTGTTGCCGTTCCTGTAGCACCTTACCGCTGACTATTCCAACACCCGACGTATCCACTAGTTCAATTCCAGCTGGGGCTTTACCAGTGACGCTAATCGCCTCCTGAGACACTTCCACCACATCGCCATTTTGAATAATCACCATGTTTTCAGCTGGAATACCCATGCTTTGAGCTGTCTGGGCGTGCTTCACCAACATTCGATGCTCACCGTGAACTGGCAAGAAAAATTTAGGTCGAGTCAAGGCGATCATCAGCTTTTGATCTTCTTGAGAACCATGTCCAGATACGTGAATTCCCTGCTCGCGACCATAGATCACCTTAGCACCCTGCATCATCAATCGGTCAATGGTATTGACCACAGCGATTGTATTGCCTGGAATCGGGTTTGCCGAGAACACGACTGTATCCCCTTCGCGGATTTTCAGGTGTTGGTGTTCCCCTTTGGAGATGCGCGTCATTGCCGACATCATCTCGCCTTGAGAACCCGTTGTCAGAATTAAGACATTCTCACCAGGTAACTGGCGCACGGCATGCAAAGGCTGAAATAGATTATCCGGGCATTTGATGTAGCCTAAATTCCGGGCATGGGCAATCACGTTCAGCATTGATCGCCCGACAACTGACACAACACGATTATGCTTTTGTGCCAGTTCCAAAATCATGTTGATCCGATGTACTGAAGAAGCAAAAGTTGTAACAAACAGTCGACCAGTAGCTTGAGTGAAAACCCGATCAAGATTGGGATAAACCGAACGTTCAGACAACGTGTATCCTGGTACCTCCGAGTTTGTCGAATCGCTAATTAGGCAAAGTACACCTTTTTCGCCATGTTCTGCTAGCCGCTGCAAATCAAAAAACTCACCATCAACTGGGGTATGGTCAACCTTAAAGTCTCCAGTGTGGATGATTACTCCCACAGGGGTATGGAGGGCAATCGTAAAGCTATCGGCAATTGAGTGGGTGTTGCGAATAAATTCCACGACAAACGATGAGCCAAGTCGCACCATCTCGCGAGGACGAACTGTTTTTAATTGAGTGCGATCGCGCACACCTGCCTCTTCCAATTTGCCCTCTAGCATTGCCATCGCCAGACGGGGACCATAAATTACGGGAATCTCAAATTGCTTCAGGTGAAACGCAATACCGCCGATGTGGTCTTCATGACCATGGGTAACGATCATGCCTTTAATCTTGTGGCGATTTTCCCGCAGATATGTCATGTCGGGCAGGACTATATTTACCCCGTGCATATCTTCGCTAGGAAAAGCTAGTCCTGCATCCAAGAGGATGATTTCGTCGTTGTACTCAAAAACGCAAGTATTCTTGCCAATTTCATGCAAACCGCCCAGAGGAATAATTTTGACGGCGGTTGAAGATTCATTTTGGGTCATTTGTGTCCTTAGATTAAGTTGGTTGTTGGATTGAATCAGTTAAAACAGATTGAACTTTAGTCATGTAGTACATCTGAGTTTTAATAAGGTCTTTACAAATAAATTTCTGACAAATCCCTACGAGAGCTTTAACTCATAGCATTTACAAGGATTAGAAGCACCTGATTATTCAGTTGTCCAAAAACTAGCAGCTCAAATCATAGAAAGCTCAGTAAGCACCACTTTTAATTTTTCGCTTACCCAGTCTTGGTCTTCATACAGCGGCATTCGAGTGGAGCCAACATCCCAGCCTTCCAGGTTAAGCGCAACTTTAACTGGAATCGGATTAGCCGTTGCAAACAAAGCTTTGAACAAGGGGAAAAGTTTCAGGTGAATTTGGGTAGCAACTTCCACTTGCCCTGTTGTAAAGGCTTGGATCATTTGTTGGAGTTGCTTTCCTACTAGATGACTTGCCACACTAACTACACCACTGCCGCCAAGAGCTAACAAGGGAAGTGTTAGGGAATCATCACCTGAGTAAATCTTGAATTCGGTTGGCGTTAAGCGGCGAATTTCACTTACCTGATCCAAGTTCCCGCTGGACTCTTTAATTCCTACAATATTGGCAACTTCAGCTAAACGGGCAACTGTTTCTGGCTGAAGATTCTGACCTGTGCGACCCGGTATGTTGTATATCAGCAAAGGTAGTCCAGGCGAGGCTTGGGCAATCGCTTTGAAGTGATGGTACAATCCCGCTTGCGGCGGTTTGTTGTAATAGGGAACAACTTGTAAAGATCCATGTACTCCTATTTTAGCGGCTTTTGTAG
This window of the Chroococcidiopsis sp. CCMEE 29 genome carries:
- the rpmF gene encoding 50S ribosomal protein L32, producing the protein MAVPKKKTSKSKRDQRKATWKRKAAKEAQKALSLGKSILTGRSKFVYPTPEEEEEET
- a CDS encoding Mo-dependent nitrogenase C-terminal domain-containing protein; translated protein: MHSPYTTQNLSLTSWVWIDQEALTASHVSPLRRPATKASFAILRPLRHWLNEIEVRNPKLAHRLCQLIPAECPFERDVNFLGRKLFHIPPMCKLNPLYEEVVSLRFRALCYLADECGEDVTPYC
- a CDS encoding ribonuclease J; translated protein: MTQNESSTAVKIIPLGGLHEIGKNTCVFEYNDEIILLDAGLAFPSEDMHGVNIVLPDMTYLRENRHKIKGMIVTHGHEDHIGGIAFHLKQFEIPVIYGPRLAMAMLEGKLEEAGVRDRTQLKTVRPREMVRLGSSFVVEFIRNTHSIADSFTIALHTPVGVIIHTGDFKVDHTPVDGEFFDLQRLAEHGEKGVLCLISDSTNSEVPGYTLSERSVYPNLDRVFTQATGRLFVTTFASSVHRINMILELAQKHNRVVSVVGRSMLNVIAHARNLGYIKCPDNLFQPLHAVRQLPGENVLILTTGSQGEMMSAMTRISKGEHQHLKIREGDTVVFSANPIPGNTIAVVNTIDRLMMQGAKVIYGREQGIHVSGHGSQEDQKLMIALTRPKFFLPVHGEHRMLVKHAQTAQSMGIPAENMVIIQNGDVVEVSQEAISVTGKAPAGIELVDTSGVGIVSGKVLQERQQLAEEGIITIATAIDWNGKLMMTPEIHLRGVVTSMERSLFQKWVQERIEEILSTRWSDFAQSFDAQQADVDWAGLQVQLERDLQRAIRRELQCQPSITLLMQIPDEPVKVADGRRRRRTAAQVAS
- the dapA gene encoding 4-hydroxy-tetrahydrodipicolinate synthase: MVDFGRVLTAMITPFKEDGSVNYAVAEQLAVHLAEQGTDTLVVCGTTGESPTLTWDEEYQLFQVVMQAVAGKALVIAGTGSNSTEEAIAATTKAAKIGVHGSLQVVPYYNKPPQAGLYHHFKAIAQASPGLPLLIYNIPGRTGQNLQPETVARLAEVANIVGIKESSGNLDQVSEIRRLTPTEFKIYSGDDSLTLPLLALGGSGVVSVASHLVGKQLQQMIQAFTTGQVEVATQIHLKLFPLFKALFATANPIPVKVALNLEGWDVGSTRMPLYEDQDWVSEKLKVVLTELSMI